GGATGTGTTACGGAGGGTGGTAGTGATATGAACACTGGCTTGTGTTCTAGAAACCTGTGGTGTAGTGACGAATGTACCCCACTGATCAACAGCAATTTTGCCGGTAGTGGTAAGCCAGACATTTCTATAGACTCCTGAGCCGGAATACCAGCGGCTGTTGGGTTGTTTTGCGTTATCGGCTTTTACTACCAGCAGGTTTTTCTGCGGGGCAGGTTTCAGGAAACGTGAGATAGCATAACGGAATGAGATATAGCCATTGGGGCGTATACCAAGTGAATGGCCGTTGATCCAGACTTCGCTATTTTGATAGATGCCATCGAACTCTATGTACAATTCTTTTCCAACGGCATTTGCGGGTGTTATAAATTCTTTCCGGTACCAGCCTGTGCCTCCGGGAAGCGCGCCTCCGCCCGGAGTAGCGGGATGTTTATCGCTGAAAGAGCCTTCTATGCTCCAGTCGTGCGGCAGCTGTACGTTTAACCAGGTTGCGGTGTTGTCCGGCATTTGTGTAAGCTTACCGGTACTGTCGAGGAAAAACTGCCAGCCTGTAGTCAGCAGCACACGCGCCTTATGTTGGGCGTGTGCTACAGACGTAAGGGCCGCTTGAGCAGATACAAGGAAAAAACAACACAACAAGCGTTTTCTCATGACTACAAATTAAGCTACTGTCTGACGTTCATTTAACCAGTCTTTCGTAACGGGCCGCACACCTATCACAATATGCAGCCCGCTTTTTATTCAAATTACACTATCATTTCAGCTTGAAGTTGAAACCAATATAACAGGGACTATCTCCAGGATTTGGTTTGTCTCTGATCACTGCAAGGATCATAGAGGTTTCTGTTAATTTGAGAATCTTCAGCTCGCTCCAGTTACTTGAGTTTTTATAGTAGTCGCCTCCGAATAATACTTCGCAGCCAATGAGATACACCATTTTTTTAACCGGATCGATTGAAAACTTGCCGGTGCATTTAGTAACCTGCCCGGTTTCGTTTTTCAGGCTGCGGGAATAGTTTTTAGAACCATTAAGATCGAAGGTCATTTCACCGTAATCGCGATTGGGCATTACCCATTCGTTTCCTGCATAAGAGGGGTGCCAATCCCAGTTATCGCCACTGGGTTTACCATAATCGAAGCCAAACCAGCCGATGGGGGCTGTCATATCGAGCACCCAGGTTTTCCCTTGCGGGGTACTTCCCGCTATTAGTCCCCATTCGGGGTCTGCGATAAGCGAGAGGTCTGTTTTTGATACAGTTATTTTAGTGGAATCCATTACGAGGCCGCCCGGGGAGTTAGCTCCGTATTTAATATAATAGTCGCCTGAGAAGGGCAGGCTTACTGTATCATTTACCCTGGTAGAGACGCCTTCGGCATAATCCCAGTAGGGGATCACGCCTTTGGTATTACTTTGCAGGTAAAGGATATTATCGTGTCCTGATTTCTGTGTAACAGAAAATGAAAGCTGTGATTTATTTATGATAGCAGGCAGGTCGGTTCTCTTTTCTTTGGGAGAACATGCGGCCATAAACAATGTTATGGCGGCAGCTGCCATCAGTTTATTTTTTTTCATAGCAAAAAGTTTAAATGGTTAGTTGGTCCATCCATTGTTTTGTTTCAAAGTGCCATTACTGAGGCCTATCTGAACATCGGGGATGGCAAAAAGACCATTGGTTTCGGTACGGAAGGAAATATTAAAGTCGCCGCCTGTATTGTTATCGATGATCTGTTTTGCTGCGGGCATGCCTTGCCGGAGTATATCCCAGTAGCGGATACCCTCGAGCGCCAATTCGAGGCGGCGTTCTTCCAGGATTGTTTTCAAGCCTGCGGCATCGGCGGTAAGCACTTTTCTATGAGTGATATCCTTTTTGAAAGCGCGGTCGCGCACCCTGTTGAAATAGTTCTGTGCTGTTGACAGGTTGGTTGCGAGATGCAGTTCGGCCCCCATGAGCAGCACATCGGCGAAGCGGATAACCACGTAGTTATCGTAGTTGTCGATCTGGAAATTGCCACTCATATCGGCTACTTTATTGAGCGTAATGGGTGTATATTTTTTCCAGAAATAGCCTGTATACTGAACCTGGTCGGAGGCAGGTATAAAGGCGGTAAGGCCATCTTCCTGGATACCAATAAAGGAGGCTTTCCTGCGAATACTATCTGCCGATTCGTAGGCATTATACAATGCGGGATTAACTGTACCAACGCCCCAGCCCTGTGTATAGAATGCCAGCTCGCTGATACCCCTGAGGCCAACCATTACCTGTACCCTGTTGCCATTCAACTGGTTCCAGTTACCTTTTCCTTTTTCGGAATACTGGATAACGAAGACGCCTTCTTTGTTATTCTGTCCTGCAAAGGTTTTGGCTGTAGCATAGGCTGATGCGCGCCAGAGGGTACCAAAGTCATCGAGGAGGTCGTAACCACTATTGGCGATAACATCGTCGATAGCAGCAGTTACCTGTTGTTTGGTATATACGCCTGCGAGGTCGGTTTTGTTATAGTAGCCGGTGTAATAGAGGAAAACTCTTGCCAGCAATGCTTCAGCCGCCCATTTGGTTATTCTGCCGTATTCTTCATCCGGGATACTGGCAAAAGGTTTGGCACTGGCTGTAAGGTTTTGAATTGCGGCTTTCAGGTCATTGGCAATAAGGGCATAAACGCTGTCGGGGCTAGCCTGTGGGATATAATAGTTTTCGCCTTCGATGGGTACAGTAAGCAGGGGAATATTTCCGTACATACGAACCTGGTCGAAGTAGAAATAGGCGCGCAGGAATTGCGCTTCGCCTGTGTACCTGTTTTTCAATGCCTGATCGGCACCAAAGTTGGCGCCGTCTATTTCCTGGAGGAATTTATTGGCCCTATAGATCCCTGTATAGTTTTTCTTCCAGCTTACTTTATTCATGTCTTCCCATTTCTCAAATTTGTCGGCATGTCTATGGCCATTATCGGCCAGGCCACCGCCGCCGAAGCAGTTATCGGATGCGAGTTCGGAGGACAGCCAGATGTTGCCGAAGCCTTCCCAGTTAAGGACGCTGTAAGCTGCTACCAATGCTTTGAAGGCATCTTCCGGAGATTTATAGAACGTTGCCTCTACCTGTTTGTCTTTGGGCGTTCTGTCGAGGAAGTCTTTATTACAGGCCAACAGACCTGAGAGTATGATTGACAGTACAGCGATAGCGGTGTACCTGTACAAAGAAGTAATACGAAGTTTGCGTTTCATACAATACCGTTTTAAGTATGCAGATTATAATTTAATGCTGAGTCCTACCATCACTGTTCTAGGCTGCGGATAGTAGCCGAGGTCGATACCTGAAGACCAGGTATTGCCTTCATTATCGGTGTTACCGTAGCCTACTTCGGGGTCCAATCCTTTGTAGCTGGTGAAGGTGAACGGATTGAGGACAGTGGCATAAATGCGGCATTGCTGGAAGGGTAATGCTGCGAGCACATGTTTTTTAAGATCGTATCCTATGCTGATTGTTTTAACGCGCATGAACGATCCGTTATGGATATGGAGGGTAGATACACGGCCCCAGTTGTTATTTGCCTCATCGCTGAGTGTCACCCTGGGGAGATAGCTGGAAGTACCTTCGCCGGTCCAGCGGCCTATGAATTCGGAGCTATAGTTATTATACCACCTATCGAACGCTCTTGTACCATCGAGGATATCGTTTCCGCCCACACCTGAAGCGAGGAGGGTAAAATCGAAGCCATTCCAGTTGGCGGAGATATTAAAGCCATAAGTATAATCGGGGTTGGGGTTACCGATCATTGTTTTATCGCCGGCGTCGATAGTGCCGTTACCGTTACGGTCGACGAAGCGAACGTCACCGGGTTTGGCGTTGGGTTGAATGAGTCCTTTTGTACCCATGTAGCTATTTACTTCCGCTACATTCTGGAAGATACCATTGGCCTGGTAGCCCCAGAAGTACCCGATGGGGAAGCCGTTTTCGATCCTGAAGAATTCGTCGGTATTGGAAGCAAGGACACCAGAGGCACCGTGAATAATACCTTCCCTGTTAGGCACTTCTTTCACGGTATTGCTATTGAATGCAATATTGCCTCCGATGCTCCAGGTTACTGCTCCTGTTTTTTTCTGGTAGTTGAGTGCGATTTCAACGCCTTTATTTACGATATGGCCGCCATTGATAATCGGGGGATCATTACCAACGAGGTCGGGTATCGGCGCTGTTACAAGCCAGTCGCGTGTTGTTTTATTGTACCAGTCGAAGTTGATGCTAAGTCCTTTAAAGAGCGTTGCGTCGAAGCCGATATTGGTTTGTTCTGCGGCTTCCCATTTGAGGTTGGGGTTAGGCACCTGGCTGGGTGAAGCACCTATGGTAGGGTTTACGCCGAAGCCTCCGAAGTAATAACTCCTGTATTGAGAGCTGATGGTAGCCATATACCGGAAGTCGCCTATGCGATCGTTACCGTTACGTCCCCATCCACCGCGGATCTTAAGGAAGTTAAGCCAGGCGGGTTTTCCAAAGTTTTCGTTGGTAACCACCCATCCTGCCGAGAAGGAAGGGAAATAGCCATAGCGGTTATTGGGGCCGAATACGCTGGAGCCATCACGCCTGATGATAGCAGACAGCATGTATTTGCCATCGTAGGTATAGTTGACCCTTCCGAAATAAGATTGTAAGGCTCTTTCCACGCGGGAACCGGCGGCAGCGTTATCGATGCCCGGCAATTGTGTACCATTGCTGATAACCGCGTATTCGAAGCCTGGAATGACCAGATCGGTACGGCTGCCGGAAACGTAAGTATAAACATCTTCCTTAGCGGTTGTACCTGCCAGTAATGCGATGTTGTGATTGCCCAGCTGGGTAGTATAGCTGATGGTATTATCCCAGTTCCACCTGATGTTTTTGTAAATGGCACTTGTAACAGAGGTGACGCTGCTTTTATTGGTGGAAGACAAATCGTATTTAGGGGTATAACCTGTATAGTTTTCGTAGGAGAGGTCCATCCCAAAGTCGGTCCTGATCTTCAGTCCTTTCAGGATGGTGACCTCCATATAAGTGTTGCCGAAGATCCTGTCGAAATTTCTCTTATTGTTATTGAGGTAGTCCATGGCAGCAACGGGATTTATTTCCTCTGCAAACGGGGACCTGGCGTAGGAGCCATCGGCATTATATGCAGGGAAAGTGGGGCTGGTGTTTAGAAGGCCCCTTATGGAGTTACCATAAATATTACCTGTACCGATGCCTGCCTGGTTGCTATGGATATAGGCGAGGTTTTCTCCTATTTTGACGATGTCTTTATAAAGTTTATGATCGGAGTTAACCCTGAGGTTAACGCGTTCGTAAAAAGATTTTCCTTTTAAGCCCATGAGACCTTCCTGGCGCTGGTACCCGATGGAGGTAGCATAAACAGACTGGTCGTTACCTCCGTTGAGGCCGAGGTTATAGCTTTGTGTAACGGCGTTTTTGAGGCGTACCTCTTCCTGCCAGTCGGTACCTTTTCCAAAGGAATCGATCTGTGCCTGGGAGTAAACGAAGTAAGCCGGTTTACCGGAGTTGATGGCAGCTTCGTTCATGATGATGGCGTACTCTTTGGCGTTGAGCAGCGACATTTTTTTAGTAGGGTTCTGCCAGCCGTAGTACATGTCGAGGGAGACCGCTTTGCGTCCTGCTTTGCCTTTGCGGGTGGTGATGAGGACGACGCCGTTAGCGGAGCGGGCGCCATAGATGGCTGCGGAGGCGGCATCTTTGAGAATGTCCATAGATTCGATATCAGCCGGGTTGAGGTAGCTGATATCTTCGGCGGGCATACCGTCGATCACGTAAAGCGGGTTGGAGTTTCCATTGGTTGCAACGCCCCTAACCACGATGCGGAGTGCATCGCCCGGCTGACCGGAGTTAGAAGTAACCTGAACGCCGGCAGCCTGTCCCTGAAGGCTTTGGCCTACAGATAAGTTCTTATTCTTTTCGAGGTCACTACCTGCCACGCGGACAGTGGCGCCGGTAACTTCGCGGCGGCGCTGGGTTCCGTAGCCTATCACAACTACTTCTTCGAGCTGACTTTCGCCCTGTTGCAGGCGTACGTCGAAGATGCTGCCGTCGCCTATGGTAATTTCGGCATTTGCATAGTTTACAAATGAGATGACCAGGACATCGCCTTTTTTAGCACTGATGGAGAACTGACCATTTTCATCGGAGGTTGTTCCTGTGGTGGTGCCTTTTATGGTAATGTTAGCCTGGGCTAGCGGCTGTCCGGCAGGGCCTGTTACTGTTCCAGAGACTGATTTTTTCTGCGCCATAGCTGTCAGGCATACCAGGAATGCCGGCAGCAGAAAAAGCAGCAGCTGCAACGGCCTGTAAAGGGGCCGCCTGGTGGCGTTTCTAATTAGGGATCTCATGTGGCAATCAATATTAAGTGGTTGATAAAAAGACTAGTGGTATTTTAGGAGACAAGGTTATTGTTAAAGACATGCTAAGCTACACTGAGGATGCACAGCAGAGGTGTAGCGTTTGTTTCGATGTAGGGGGGATTTTGTTAACCAGCTTTATATTTAGATGGGAGGACGCCATACTCCTCTTTGAAGTAGCGTGCAAAGTTTTTGGGGTCGTTAAACCCTACTTCGTAGGCAACTTCAGCCACGGTAAGCTGTGCTTTTGACAGGAGAAGGGCTGCTCTTTTCAGGCGCATTATCCTGATGAACTCTATGGGTGTTTTGCCGGTTAGGGAAAGCAGTTTTTTGTAAAGGGCGACCCTGCTGATATGCAGGGAACGGCTCAGTTCTTCTACCGAGAAGTTTGTGTTGCCGATATTTTGTTCCACTACGGCCAGGGCCTGTTTCATAAACTGTTCATCGACAGGGGTCACCGCGATTTCGGCGGGGTTTATTTCGAGTTTTTTTCGGAATTCGCGGCGGATCTGTTTTCTCTGAGCGAGGAGGTTGCGGAGGCGTGACAGTAGTATTTCGAAGTTAAAAGGCTTGGTAATGTAGTCGTTAGCGCCGGTCTCGAAGCCTGCCAGTTGTTGTTCTTCGGTTGCCATAGCGGTTAACAACACTACAGGGATATGGCTGGTACGCGGGTCGTTTCTGACTTTGCGGGCCAGTTCAAGGCCGTTCATGAGGGGCATCATAATATCGGTGACTACGAGGTCGGGGTGTTGTGACTGCACCTGTTGCCATCCTTCTTTGCCGTTGGCGGCTTCGATGATGGTAAAGTAAACGCCGAGGTTATCTTTCAAGTAAAAGCGAAAGTCTTCGTTGTCTTCGACCAGGAGGAGTTTGTTTTTCCTGGAGGTTTTTCCTATTAATGGTTCTTCCGGTTCAGGGTTTTCCGATTCGGGATAAAGCAATTCCGGCTGGCCTGTTTCCGGAGGGTTGGTTTCTGCCTGTTTTGTTCCGGGCGCGTATTCGCGGCTGGTTATGGCGGGCAGGAGCAAGCTGTTATTTTCCGGAGACTTCAGGGCGTTGTTTTCTATCATCGGCAATGGCAGGGCAATAGTGAAGCAACTGCCTTTGTTCACTTCGCTGGTTACTGTAATGGTACCGTTATGCAATTTTACAAATTCGCGGGTAATGGCGAGGCCTATGCCGCTGCCCTGGTTAATAACCGCGTCGGCGGTATCGACCTGGAAGAAGCGTTCAAAGATGCGGTCCTGTTCTTCGGGGGCGATGCCAATGCCGGAGTCGCGAACGGAGATGCGCAAAGTTGTAACAGAGGCAGGTTGAAGACCGGCTGCCACGGGCGCATTACCGGGGCCGGGCATCTCAACAGGCATGTTTCCCTGAATTACGCCGGAGGAAGAGGGCACCATGGAA
The Filimonas effusa genome window above contains:
- a CDS encoding RagB/SusD family nutrient uptake outer membrane protein, coding for MKRKLRITSLYRYTAIAVLSIILSGLLACNKDFLDRTPKDKQVEATFYKSPEDAFKALVAAYSVLNWEGFGNIWLSSELASDNCFGGGGLADNGHRHADKFEKWEDMNKVSWKKNYTGIYRANKFLQEIDGANFGADQALKNRYTGEAQFLRAYFYFDQVRMYGNIPLLTVPIEGENYYIPQASPDSVYALIANDLKAAIQNLTASAKPFASIPDEEYGRITKWAAEALLARVFLYYTGYYNKTDLAGVYTKQQVTAAIDDVIANSGYDLLDDFGTLWRASAYATAKTFAGQNNKEGVFVIQYSEKGKGNWNQLNGNRVQVMVGLRGISELAFYTQGWGVGTVNPALYNAYESADSIRRKASFIGIQEDGLTAFIPASDQVQYTGYFWKKYTPITLNKVADMSGNFQIDNYDNYVVIRFADVLLMGAELHLATNLSTAQNYFNRVRDRAFKKDITHRKVLTADAAGLKTILEERRLELALEGIRYWDILRQGMPAAKQIIDNNTGGDFNISFRTETNGLFAIPDVQIGLSNGTLKQNNGWTN
- a CDS encoding SusC/RagA family TonB-linked outer membrane protein — protein: MRSLIRNATRRPLYRPLQLLLFLLPAFLVCLTAMAQKKSVSGTVTGPAGQPLAQANITIKGTTTGTTSDENGQFSISAKKGDVLVISFVNYANAEITIGDGSIFDVRLQQGESQLEEVVVIGYGTQRRREVTGATVRVAGSDLEKNKNLSVGQSLQGQAAGVQVTSNSGQPGDALRIVVRGVATNGNSNPLYVIDGMPAEDISYLNPADIESMDILKDAASAAIYGARSANGVVLITTRKGKAGRKAVSLDMYYGWQNPTKKMSLLNAKEYAIIMNEAAINSGKPAYFVYSQAQIDSFGKGTDWQEEVRLKNAVTQSYNLGLNGGNDQSVYATSIGYQRQEGLMGLKGKSFYERVNLRVNSDHKLYKDIVKIGENLAYIHSNQAGIGTGNIYGNSIRGLLNTSPTFPAYNADGSYARSPFAEEINPVAAMDYLNNNKRNFDRIFGNTYMEVTILKGLKIRTDFGMDLSYENYTGYTPKYDLSSTNKSSVTSVTSAIYKNIRWNWDNTISYTTQLGNHNIALLAGTTAKEDVYTYVSGSRTDLVIPGFEYAVISNGTQLPGIDNAAAGSRVERALQSYFGRVNYTYDGKYMLSAIIRRDGSSVFGPNNRYGYFPSFSAGWVVTNENFGKPAWLNFLKIRGGWGRNGNDRIGDFRYMATISSQYRSYYFGGFGVNPTIGASPSQVPNPNLKWEAAEQTNIGFDATLFKGLSINFDWYNKTTRDWLVTAPIPDLVGNDPPIINGGHIVNKGVEIALNYQKKTGAVTWSIGGNIAFNSNTVKEVPNREGIIHGASGVLASNTDEFFRIENGFPIGYFWGYQANGIFQNVAEVNSYMGTKGLIQPNAKPGDVRFVDRNGNGTIDAGDKTMIGNPNPDYTYGFNISANWNGFDFTLLASGVGGNDILDGTRAFDRWYNNYSSEFIGRWTGEGTSSYLPRVTLSDEANNNWGRVSTLHIHNGSFMRVKTISIGYDLKKHVLAALPFQQCRIYATVLNPFTFTSYKGLDPEVGYGNTDNEGNTWSSGIDLGYYPQPRTVMVGLSIKL